One genomic region from Streptomyces sp. NBC_00457 encodes:
- a CDS encoding CoA-transferase — MSPVVAADPDELCRRFLAPGMRVHIASTMSRPNALVLALARVFRGTGRFRISVNALHAGVHALTMAGVVEHAVIGFAGDTFPTSRPNRLYARLPEGDPFPVEEWSLLSLLQRLMAGATGAPFAVSTSLSGSDLPQGHRQLDALRHEAGEAVLVPALRPDVTLLHAQCADERGNLYLSGPVAEGWWGALAAEHGVLATVETVRADPPAGAACQIPAERVLGLAPCPYGAHPQGLTPLADAGVEGYLDDYLFLEDLAQACADPALTEEWFERWVTGTGGHQGYLARLGETRLAGLHPDAPVTAAVPDVIARSAPPTDREHHLVLAARTIARTLRTRGYGTVLAGIGTAHLASWLAASLLREEGVHVQVVNELGMIDFLPQAGDTFLFSQRHVQGCRQHAGTWEVLGGLVAGGADRTLGVLSAAQIDQQGRINTSRTPGGGFLVGSGGANDVASHVETIVVTAASPRRCPETVGFVTSPGRNVSQVVTEFGCFERDKTCEPFRLASWAPPPGLVSTDAAGPAETVRDRTGWQVRIADPLRHEPPPTAGELALLRSIDPEGIYR, encoded by the coding sequence ATGAGCCCGGTGGTGGCCGCCGATCCCGACGAGCTGTGCAGGCGGTTCCTGGCGCCGGGCATGCGGGTGCACATCGCCTCGACCATGTCCCGCCCCAACGCCCTGGTGCTGGCGCTCGCCCGGGTCTTCCGGGGCACGGGCCGGTTCCGGATCAGCGTCAACGCCCTGCACGCGGGGGTGCACGCGCTGACCATGGCGGGAGTGGTCGAGCACGCAGTGATCGGCTTCGCGGGCGACACCTTCCCGACGTCCCGTCCCAACCGGCTCTACGCGAGGCTGCCCGAGGGCGACCCGTTCCCGGTCGAGGAGTGGAGCCTGCTCTCCCTGCTGCAACGGCTGATGGCGGGAGCCACGGGCGCCCCGTTCGCGGTCAGCACCTCGCTGTCCGGCTCCGATCTGCCGCAGGGGCATCGGCAGTTGGACGCCCTGCGGCACGAGGCAGGGGAGGCCGTGCTGGTGCCCGCGCTCCGCCCGGATGTGACGCTGCTGCACGCCCAGTGTGCGGACGAGCGGGGCAACCTGTATCTCTCCGGTCCCGTCGCGGAGGGCTGGTGGGGCGCGCTGGCGGCCGAGCACGGTGTCCTCGCCACGGTGGAGACGGTGCGCGCGGACCCACCCGCGGGCGCGGCCTGCCAGATCCCGGCCGAGCGGGTGCTGGGCCTCGCCCCCTGCCCGTACGGCGCCCACCCGCAGGGCCTCACACCGCTGGCGGACGCCGGAGTGGAGGGCTACCTCGACGACTACCTGTTCCTGGAGGACCTGGCGCAGGCGTGTGCCGATCCCGCGCTCACCGAGGAGTGGTTCGAGCGGTGGGTCACGGGAACGGGCGGACACCAGGGATACCTGGCCCGCCTGGGGGAGACGCGGCTGGCCGGCCTCCACCCGGACGCGCCGGTCACCGCGGCGGTGCCCGACGTCATCGCCCGCTCCGCGCCACCGACCGACCGCGAACACCACCTGGTGCTGGCCGCCCGCACCATCGCCCGCACCCTGCGAACACGGGGGTACGGCACCGTCCTCGCCGGCATCGGCACGGCCCACCTGGCCAGTTGGCTGGCCGCAAGCCTGCTGCGGGAGGAGGGCGTCCACGTCCAGGTCGTCAACGAACTCGGCATGATCGACTTCCTGCCGCAGGCCGGAGACACGTTCCTGTTCTCCCAACGGCATGTGCAGGGATGCCGTCAGCACGCCGGGACGTGGGAGGTGCTCGGCGGCCTCGTCGCGGGCGGCGCCGACCGCACCCTGGGCGTCCTGTCCGCCGCGCAGATCGATCAGCAGGGCCGTATCAACACCAGCCGTACGCCCGGCGGCGGCTTCCTGGTCGGCTCCGGCGGCGCCAACGACGTGGCCAGCCATGTGGAGACGATCGTGGTGACGGCCGCATCACCGCGCCGCTGCCCCGAGACGGTCGGCTTCGTCACCAGCCCCGGCCGCAACGTCAGCCAGGTCGTGACCGAGTTCGGCTGCTTCGAACGGGACAAGACGTGCGAGCCCTTTCGCCTCGCGTCCTGGGCACCTCCGCCCGGCCTCGTCAGCACCGATGCCGCGGGCCCCGCCGAGACCGTGCGGGACCGCACCGGATGGCAGGTCAGGATTGCCGACCCGCTGCGGCACGAACCGCCCCCGACCGCCGGCGAACTGGCCCTCCTGCGCTCGATCGACCCCGAAGGGATCTACCGATGA
- a CDS encoding CocE/NonD family hydrolase yields MASGIVVDQDVEIPMRDGTVLRADVWRVPGEARPAIVYRTPYDKAATRMDPLPPDRCVRAGYAAVVQDTRGRFASDGEWDTGMWATEARDTHDTVEWVAVQDWCDGAVGMSGMSYLGIVQWLGAMLKPPHLRAIAPAMTTSAAHDPLATGGAVRLSHLAGWLGFMAVDWMRRQTAKGRGHGFSSLLRYLNSPQEQLRRLPLGRILDVPDSPLSLGAMVERGHTYGPDIRTTDVTVPTLSLTGWFDIYNGPSIALHDELARRDPGGHRLVIGPWGHSGTLPQYQGELNFGLTAAGEYGPVAERVLDFFDTHLKGVERAAEPVSYFMMGANEWRTAGTWPPEESAAGLWYLREGGRLALYPPQDDEPADTYTYDPDDPSPTHGGRVLALGELVGGPLNQRHLEERADTVVYTGPELAVAIEAVGHVTASLCFASTAPDTDIVVKLTDVFPDGRSILVCDGALRTRYREGFDSEKPLTPSVPERCTVDLGHTAWRFEAGHRLRLLVTSSNFPHLDRNMNTGRRPGQDTQGVVAHQSVFHDAARPSLLRLPVLGRRQPGEDGG; encoded by the coding sequence TTGGCGAGCGGAATTGTCGTCGACCAGGACGTCGAGATCCCCATGCGCGACGGTACCGTGCTGCGCGCCGACGTCTGGCGGGTGCCGGGCGAGGCCCGCCCCGCGATCGTCTACCGCACGCCGTACGACAAGGCGGCGACCAGGATGGACCCGCTGCCCCCGGACCGCTGCGTCCGGGCGGGATACGCGGCCGTCGTGCAGGACACCCGGGGACGCTTCGCCTCCGACGGCGAGTGGGACACCGGGATGTGGGCCACCGAGGCCCGCGACACCCACGACACCGTCGAGTGGGTCGCCGTCCAGGACTGGTGCGACGGCGCCGTAGGGATGAGCGGGATGTCGTACCTCGGCATCGTGCAGTGGCTCGGGGCGATGCTGAAGCCCCCGCACCTGCGGGCGATCGCCCCGGCGATGACCACCTCGGCCGCGCACGACCCGCTGGCCACCGGCGGTGCGGTGCGCCTGTCCCACCTCGCCGGATGGCTCGGCTTCATGGCCGTCGACTGGATGCGCCGGCAGACGGCCAAGGGGCGCGGGCACGGCTTCTCGTCCCTGCTCCGTTATCTCAACTCCCCGCAGGAGCAACTGCGTCGGCTTCCCCTCGGCCGCATCCTGGACGTGCCGGACAGCCCGCTGTCCCTGGGGGCGATGGTGGAGCGGGGCCACACGTACGGGCCCGACATCCGCACCACGGACGTCACCGTCCCCACCTTGTCGCTCACCGGCTGGTTCGACATCTACAACGGGCCGAGCATCGCCCTCCACGACGAGCTGGCCCGCCGCGATCCGGGTGGCCACCGCCTCGTCATCGGGCCCTGGGGCCACTCCGGAACCCTGCCGCAGTACCAGGGCGAGCTGAACTTCGGGCTCACCGCGGCGGGGGAGTACGGCCCGGTGGCCGAACGGGTCCTGGACTTCTTCGACACCCACCTCAAGGGCGTCGAGCGCGCGGCCGAGCCCGTGAGCTACTTCATGATGGGCGCCAACGAATGGCGTACGGCCGGGACTTGGCCGCCAGAGGAGTCGGCCGCCGGACTGTGGTACCTGCGCGAGGGCGGCCGGCTCGCCCTCTATCCGCCGCAGGACGACGAGCCCGCCGACACCTACACCTACGATCCGGACGACCCGTCCCCCACCCACGGGGGCCGCGTCCTGGCCCTCGGGGAACTCGTCGGCGGGCCGCTCAACCAGCGGCACCTGGAGGAGCGCGCCGACACCGTCGTCTACACCGGACCCGAACTCGCCGTCGCCATCGAGGCCGTCGGGCACGTCACCGCCTCCCTCTGCTTCGCCAGCACGGCGCCCGACACGGACATCGTCGTCAAGCTCACCGACGTCTTCCCCGACGGCCGTTCGATCCTGGTCTGCGACGGCGCGCTGCGCACCCGCTACCGCGAGGGCTTCGACAGCGAGAAGCCCCTCACCCCGTCGGTGCCCGAGCGGTGCACCGTCGACCTCGGGCACACCGCCTGGCGGTTCGAGGCCGGACACCGGTTGCGGCTGCTGGTCACCAGCAGCAACTTCCCGCATCTGGACCGGAACATGAACACCGGCCGGCGCCCGGGCCAGGACACCCAGGGAGTGGTGGCCCACCAGTCCGTCTTCCACGACGCGGCCCGGCCCTCGCTGCTCCGACTGCCCGTGCTGGGCCGCCGGCAACCGGGGGAGGACGGCGGATGA
- a CDS encoding beta-ketoacyl-[acyl-carrier-protein] synthase family protein, with protein MPHSARVTGTAFEDVLITGLGFVLPGADSPEMVWRQLREGDSQLSALPPVLSSGTGIHSAGRLGDFEHTPYLPDLPDNFAKRYSREILVVLSAVQNAARDAGLADDGAIDPPRTGVVASCSRGPAEWWSQTASGTAWDPARPPVSPAQAVFASLAGTPASLSAIRLGAQALVSTVSNACVGGHQALALAAHEIQRGAADVMFVVGHELPLTPEVLQVYSASGTSVLSRDTEPRRAIKPYDLRRDGFALGEGAVVAVLERRQHAQARQAPVYAALRACHSISEAAHATRMDLSGQSTARLMADTLETAGAAPGELDYICGHGTATRYNDLAESRALGHLFGPRRGDWTPLGSVKPVYGHLLGAAGLVNCAALALMLKHQCLAPTINCETVEPECDHDHVTEGARPGEVRMAMSLAFAIGSQSSALIMEAAG; from the coding sequence ATGCCGCATTCGGCCCGCGTAACCGGTACGGCGTTCGAGGACGTGCTCATCACCGGTCTCGGCTTCGTACTGCCGGGCGCCGACAGTCCAGAGATGGTCTGGCGACAATTACGGGAAGGCGACTCCCAGCTCAGCGCGCTGCCGCCGGTCCTCTCCTCCGGCACCGGCATCCACAGCGCCGGCCGGCTGGGGGACTTCGAGCACACGCCCTACCTGCCGGACCTGCCCGACAACTTCGCCAAGCGGTACAGCCGGGAGATCCTCGTCGTCCTCTCGGCCGTGCAGAACGCCGCGCGGGACGCCGGCCTGGCGGACGACGGAGCGATCGACCCGCCACGCACCGGGGTCGTCGCCTCCTGCTCCCGCGGACCGGCCGAGTGGTGGTCCCAGACCGCCTCGGGCACGGCCTGGGATCCGGCCCGCCCGCCGGTCTCCCCGGCCCAGGCGGTCTTCGCCTCACTCGCCGGGACACCCGCGTCGCTCAGCGCCATCCGGCTGGGCGCGCAGGCACTGGTCTCCACCGTCAGCAACGCCTGCGTGGGCGGCCATCAGGCGCTGGCCCTGGCAGCCCACGAGATCCAGCGCGGCGCCGCCGACGTGATGTTCGTCGTCGGCCACGAACTCCCGCTCACCCCCGAGGTGTTGCAGGTCTACTCGGCGTCGGGCACGAGCGTGCTGTCCCGGGACACCGAACCCCGGCGGGCGATCAAGCCGTACGACCTGCGCAGGGACGGCTTCGCGCTCGGCGAGGGCGCCGTGGTCGCCGTACTGGAACGCAGGCAGCACGCCCAGGCCCGGCAGGCACCGGTCTACGCCGCGCTGCGGGCCTGCCACAGCATCAGCGAGGCCGCCCACGCGACCCGGATGGACCTGAGCGGGCAGAGCACGGCGCGGCTGATGGCCGACACCCTCGAGACGGCGGGCGCCGCGCCGGGGGAACTGGACTACATCTGCGGTCACGGCACCGCCACCCGCTACAACGACCTGGCCGAGAGCCGCGCGCTCGGCCACCTCTTCGGACCCCGGCGCGGCGACTGGACACCGCTCGGCTCCGTCAAACCGGTCTACGGCCATCTGCTCGGCGCGGCGGGCCTGGTGAACTGCGCCGCGCTCGCCCTGATGCTCAAACACCAGTGCCTGGCGCCGACGATCAACTGCGAGACCGTGGAGCCCGAGTGCGACCACGACCACGTCACCGAAGGCGCCCGCCCCGGCGAGGTGCGCATGGCGATGTCCCTGGCCTTCGCCATCGGCAGCCAGAGCTCCGCGCTGATCATGGAGGCCGCCGGATGA
- a CDS encoding ketoacyl-ACP synthase III has protein sequence MTVFCPPVELAGIGHDFPGEPVRNDHFTSRPELGVDEEWILRHTGVAARHWPPEGERHVDMAERAARRALAEAELEPGDVDVILGTSATARPRVNPTSPGNNYMDVALPVQRRLGAPKAMCLDVTGVACSGFLHASAVARGLIATGHRTVLIVCAENPRPILNFSYRNSVLFGGGAAAGVWRANPGADDGLHAVTLHSDATHYDAFDIDEHDTMVMKGKVVGEFAPGVLADATRRVLRQADADLDDVDWIIPHQGNINLIHDVQDALGIRDDKRVLLNIERRGNTSSVSVPSCLSEYVHDGTITPGDRILSMAIGRGFSWGAMLFSYGRPRPWEQ, from the coding sequence ATGACCGTCTTCTGCCCACCCGTCGAACTCGCCGGGATCGGCCACGACTTCCCCGGGGAGCCGGTCCGCAACGACCACTTCACGAGCAGGCCCGAACTGGGCGTGGACGAGGAGTGGATCCTGCGCCACACCGGCGTCGCCGCCCGGCACTGGCCGCCCGAGGGCGAACGGCACGTGGACATGGCCGAGCGCGCCGCCCGCCGCGCGCTCGCCGAGGCCGAGCTGGAGCCCGGCGACGTCGACGTCATCCTCGGCACGAGCGCCACCGCGCGCCCCCGCGTCAATCCCACGAGCCCCGGCAACAACTACATGGACGTCGCCCTGCCGGTGCAGCGCCGCCTCGGCGCCCCGAAGGCGATGTGCCTGGACGTGACCGGCGTCGCCTGCTCCGGCTTCCTGCACGCCTCCGCCGTCGCCCGCGGCCTCATCGCCACCGGCCACCGCACCGTACTGATCGTCTGCGCCGAGAACCCCCGGCCGATCCTCAACTTCTCCTACCGCAACTCCGTCCTGTTCGGCGGCGGCGCCGCCGCGGGCGTGTGGCGGGCGAACCCCGGTGCGGACGACGGCCTGCACGCCGTGACACTGCACTCCGACGCCACCCACTACGACGCCTTCGACATCGACGAGCACGACACGATGGTGATGAAGGGAAAGGTCGTCGGCGAGTTCGCGCCCGGCGTGCTGGCGGACGCGACCCGACGGGTCCTGCGGCAGGCGGACGCCGACCTCGACGACGTCGACTGGATCATCCCGCACCAGGGCAACATCAACCTGATCCACGACGTGCAGGACGCCCTCGGCATCCGCGACGACAAACGCGTCCTGCTCAACATCGAGCGGCGCGGCAACACCTCCAGCGTCAGCGTGCCCAGCTGTCTGTCGGAGTACGTCCACGACGGCACGATCACGCCCGGCGACCGCATCCTGAGCATGGCCATCGGGCGCGGTTTCAGCTGGGGCGCGATGCTCTTCAGCTACGGCCGCCCCCGCCCGTGGGAGCAGTGA
- a CDS encoding beta-ketoacyl synthase N-terminal-like domain-containing protein, with product MVSVTAGWRDVLVTGMGFCLPGPHRTVCRTGGDLWRTVSRAASHLDNDGLFYGRVHLAEEEFAAAVPELDERFRAHYNDVHRYGLVALVEACEDAGLNWRGNDLAEAAVLTGRAGFDTVLETYMAGVTAEPSRTGPAEARALLMRILLSVTATDVASVQAALLRSGGPSYSLSCGCASTNALLGVAAQQIASGEVDLAVVTGVDAYSLDYIDHFEELGRASEGTGRTSSYSAPTTRLRYDRPMRPYDERAEGFNLGEGAATLILESREHAERRDRRPYGRILGQAVRRAATGSALTPDEDGAALVRAVRSALRATDSHERIDPAAVPVVNGGAEGDPLFHLMEFSALRALYGPDPADGPLLTNHEACFGHNGAPLGVIGAAATLLMMRNGQVCPTANCEKVVPEAPCTVVTGEARPLSFDLALSFNYQMGAAGALLLAAPEPCAAEYGHPAGDDEH from the coding sequence GTGGTGAGTGTGACGGCCGGATGGCGCGATGTGCTGGTGACCGGCATGGGGTTCTGCCTGCCCGGACCCCACCGCACGGTCTGCCGGACCGGCGGCGACCTGTGGCGTACGGTGTCCCGCGCGGCCTCCCACCTGGACAACGACGGCCTGTTCTACGGCCGGGTCCACCTGGCCGAGGAGGAGTTCGCGGCGGCGGTCCCCGAACTCGACGAACGCTTCCGGGCCCACTACAACGACGTCCACCGCTACGGCCTCGTCGCCCTGGTCGAGGCCTGTGAGGACGCCGGTCTGAACTGGCGCGGCAACGACCTCGCCGAGGCCGCGGTCCTCACCGGGCGGGCCGGGTTCGACACGGTCCTGGAGACGTACATGGCGGGCGTGACCGCCGAGCCCTCACGGACCGGTCCCGCCGAGGCCCGCGCACTGCTGATGCGCATCCTGCTGTCCGTCACCGCGACCGACGTGGCCTCGGTGCAGGCCGCCCTGCTGCGCAGCGGCGGCCCCAGCTACTCCCTGTCCTGCGGCTGCGCCTCCACCAACGCGCTGCTCGGCGTCGCCGCCCAGCAGATCGCCTCCGGCGAGGTGGACCTCGCCGTGGTCACCGGCGTCGACGCGTACAGCCTCGACTACATCGACCACTTCGAGGAACTGGGCCGGGCTTCCGAGGGGACCGGCCGCACCTCCTCCTACTCGGCCCCGACCACCCGGCTGCGCTACGACCGGCCGATGCGCCCCTACGACGAACGCGCCGAGGGCTTCAACCTCGGCGAGGGCGCGGCCACCCTGATCCTCGAAAGCCGCGAGCACGCCGAACGCCGCGACCGCCGGCCCTACGGGCGGATCCTCGGCCAGGCCGTCCGGCGTGCCGCCACCGGCAGCGCACTCACCCCCGACGAGGACGGCGCCGCCCTCGTCCGCGCGGTGCGCAGCGCCCTGCGCGCCACGGACAGCCACGAGCGGATCGACCCCGCCGCCGTCCCCGTCGTCAACGGCGGCGCCGAGGGCGACCCGCTCTTCCACCTCATGGAGTTCAGCGCCCTGCGCGCCCTCTACGGCCCGGACCCCGCCGACGGACCGCTGCTGACCAACCACGAGGCGTGCTTCGGGCACAACGGCGCACCGCTCGGCGTCATCGGCGCCGCCGCCACCCTGCTGATGATGCGCAACGGACAGGTCTGCCCCACCGCGAACTGCGAGAAGGTCGTCCCCGAGGCCCCCTGCACGGTCGTCACCGGCGAGGCCCGGCCGCTCTCCTTCGACCTGGCCCTGAGCTTCAACTACCAGATGGGCGCCGCCGGCGCGCTGCTGCTCGCGGCGCCGGAACCCTGCGCCGCGGAGTACGGACACCCGGCGGGTGACGATGAGCACTGA
- a CDS encoding ketoacyl-ACP synthase III: MTDTAVGPIRSGGTWAGAGIRITGVGHYFPERVVHNTPDAVGAEERFNAIDQAVIGRLNVKSRHVADEAETIDYMAVRAAEHALREAGRTAREVDLVIVTNWTDRQFIPEYGPTVAHELGARRALGFDLCGACAGFVHGVQSAAAMLSSPGPWRTAVVVSSEQLSRGTRPGSKGELVAGDAAGAVVLERTDGLAPTAPRLIDSVLFSDGEDARVIHARRPNGWLTSTPDLIERAIEGNLRAIELLLERNGLEIEDIDWVLIHPGTDPLHTAVQEKAGIDPDRFVVTMETRGNTSSASIPIALSELIDSGRTRPGQLYLTPAIGSGFYEGGLLFRL; the protein is encoded by the coding sequence ATGACCGACACGGCAGTTGGACCCATCCGCAGCGGAGGAACCTGGGCGGGGGCCGGAATCCGCATCACCGGCGTCGGGCACTACTTCCCCGAACGCGTCGTGCACAACACGCCGGACGCCGTCGGCGCCGAGGAGCGGTTCAACGCGATCGACCAGGCCGTGATCGGCCGGCTGAACGTCAAGTCGCGGCACGTCGCCGACGAGGCGGAGACCATCGACTACATGGCCGTCCGCGCGGCCGAGCACGCCCTGCGCGAGGCCGGCCGCACCGCGCGCGAGGTCGACCTGGTCATCGTCACCAACTGGACCGACCGGCAGTTCATCCCCGAGTACGGCCCCACAGTGGCGCACGAGCTCGGCGCCCGCCGCGCCCTCGGCTTCGACCTGTGCGGGGCCTGCGCCGGATTCGTGCACGGGGTGCAGTCCGCCGCCGCGATGCTGTCCTCGCCCGGCCCCTGGCGCACCGCCGTCGTCGTCAGCTCCGAGCAGCTCTCGCGCGGCACCCGGCCCGGCAGCAAGGGCGAGCTGGTCGCGGGCGACGCGGCGGGAGCCGTCGTCCTGGAACGCACCGACGGCCTCGCGCCGACCGCCCCACGGCTGATCGACTCCGTGCTGTTCAGTGACGGCGAGGACGCGCGCGTCATCCACGCCCGCCGCCCCAATGGCTGGCTCACCAGCACCCCCGACCTCATCGAGCGGGCCATCGAGGGCAATCTGCGGGCCATCGAACTCCTCCTGGAACGCAACGGCCTGGAGATCGAGGACATCGACTGGGTGCTGATCCACCCCGGCACCGACCCGCTGCACACCGCCGTCCAGGAGAAGGCCGGCATCGACCCCGACCGCTTCGTGGTCACGATGGAGACGCGCGGCAACACCTCCAGCGCCTCCATCCCCATCGCCCTGTCCGAGCTGATCGACAGCGGCCGCACCCGTCCGGGCCAGCTGTACCTCACCCCGGCGATCGGCTCCGGGTTCTACGAGGGCGGGCTGCTGTTCCGGCTGTGA
- a CDS encoding AMP-binding protein, giving the protein MSPHGSVPAREECVVSEQLARQATRHPDRLFALFEDGERWTYADAWRQARSTGAALRQEGVGRGDVVISWLPNGPDQLRTWFGTVAAGGVWAPLNTAYRWRMLERVVRGLDARLLITCQDLATHLHGLDLGPDLRVLVVDGRTGDPLATHADQLTALDAPLEPWDTQTIIHTSGTSGHSKGVLCSHAHLHTSATAAYGQWLTGDDRYLVTLPLFHAGGVLGVLGMLGLGGSVAVASHFRTEAFWKQVRGLGATACTLLGAMAAFLTEQPPTPEDTRHPLRTAYVIPFTETALAFGSRFGVEVRTLFNMTETSCPVMSGPRPTRPGSCGRPRPGIEARVVDSYDREVPRGSVGELVLRAEVPWAFSHGYHGMPQATAAAWRNGWFHTGDAFRQEADGELYFVDRIKDAIRRRGENISSFEVEEELRAHPAVRDAAAVGVPGEHGEQEVLAVVSPVPGEHFDPAALLRFLRPRMAHFMLPRYIRTQPELPVTPTGKVRKDLLRDAGVTADTWDRETAGHTVRRDPVTIHREDTEHP; this is encoded by the coding sequence ATGAGCCCGCACGGCTCCGTGCCCGCGCGCGAGGAGTGCGTCGTCAGCGAGCAGCTCGCCCGGCAGGCCACCCGCCATCCCGACCGGCTCTTCGCCCTGTTCGAGGACGGCGAGCGATGGACGTACGCCGACGCCTGGCGGCAGGCCCGGTCGACGGGTGCGGCGCTCCGACAGGAAGGCGTGGGCCGCGGGGACGTGGTGATCAGCTGGTTGCCCAACGGCCCCGACCAGCTGCGGACCTGGTTCGGCACCGTCGCCGCCGGAGGCGTGTGGGCACCGCTCAACACGGCCTACCGATGGCGGATGCTGGAGCGGGTCGTACGGGGCCTGGACGCCCGGCTGCTGATCACTTGCCAGGACCTCGCGACGCACCTGCACGGCCTCGACCTGGGACCGGACCTCAGGGTGCTGGTCGTCGACGGCCGGACGGGCGACCCGTTGGCCACCCATGCCGACCAACTCACCGCCCTTGACGCCCCGTTGGAGCCCTGGGACACCCAAACCATCATCCACACCTCCGGCACCAGCGGTCACTCCAAGGGCGTGCTGTGCAGCCACGCCCACCTCCACACCAGCGCCACGGCCGCCTACGGGCAGTGGCTCACCGGCGACGACCGCTACCTCGTCACCCTGCCGCTCTTCCACGCCGGAGGCGTCCTCGGCGTCCTGGGCATGCTGGGCCTGGGCGGATCGGTCGCCGTCGCGTCGCACTTCCGCACCGAGGCCTTCTGGAAGCAGGTCCGCGGCCTCGGCGCGACCGCCTGCACCCTCCTCGGCGCCATGGCGGCCTTCCTCACCGAGCAGCCGCCCACCCCCGAGGACACCCGGCATCCGCTGCGCACGGCCTACGTCATCCCCTTCACGGAGACGGCCCTCGCCTTCGGTTCCCGGTTCGGCGTCGAGGTGCGCACGCTGTTCAACATGACCGAGACGTCCTGTCCGGTCATGTCGGGCCCCCGGCCCACCCGGCCCGGCAGCTGCGGCAGGCCGCGCCCCGGCATCGAGGCACGCGTCGTCGACTCGTACGACCGAGAAGTCCCGCGCGGCAGCGTCGGCGAACTGGTGCTGCGGGCGGAGGTGCCCTGGGCGTTCAGCCACGGCTATCACGGCATGCCGCAGGCGACCGCGGCCGCCTGGCGCAACGGCTGGTTCCACACCGGCGACGCCTTCCGTCAGGAGGCCGACGGTGAGCTGTACTTCGTCGACCGGATCAAGGACGCCATCCGCAGACGCGGCGAGAACATCTCCTCCTTCGAGGTCGAGGAGGAACTGCGCGCCCACCCGGCCGTCCGCGACGCCGCGGCCGTGGGAGTTCCCGGCGAGCACGGCGAACAGGAAGTCCTCGCGGTCGTCAGCCCCGTACCCGGTGAGCACTTCGACCCCGCAGCGCTGCTGCGCTTCCTGCGCCCGCGCATGGCCCACTTCATGCTTCCCCGCTACATCCGCACTCAGCCCGAACTGCCGGTCACACCCACCGGCAAGGTCCGCAAGGACCTGCTGCGCGACGCGGGCGTCACCGCCGACACCTGGGACCGCGAGACGGCCGGCCACACCGTCCGCCGCGACCCGGTCACCATCCACCGAGAGGACACCGAACACCCATGA
- a CDS encoding SDR family NAD(P)-dependent oxidoreductase, with the protein MPRRGQAVVIGGSRGLGAAIAYALGAAGWPTTVAARDTEQLERCRKEAAERGVELSTAQVDTLAPADVRRLFTDLAQRGQLDVCVMAAGRNLSQRLLRPPREAGGAWSAHGIEEWHATVDLNLTGTFLAGREAALTMAQAGTGGVLVPVVSCTWQGSWGQSAYAAAKAGVVSLTRSWALELGEFGIRVVAVAPGVVDGAALREKGARHPAHARYMERLREQVPLRRFAAEHEVAETVLHAVTNQYLTGTVIEVAGGGFPARIP; encoded by the coding sequence ATGCCGAGGCGGGGACAGGCCGTCGTCATCGGCGGCAGCCGGGGCCTCGGTGCCGCCATCGCGTACGCGCTCGGCGCCGCGGGATGGCCGACGACCGTCGCGGCCCGGGACACCGAGCAGTTGGAGCGCTGCCGCAAGGAAGCCGCCGAGCGGGGCGTGGAGTTGTCGACGGCACAGGTCGACACGCTCGCGCCGGCCGACGTGCGGCGCCTCTTCACCGACCTGGCACAACGGGGCCAACTCGACGTGTGCGTCATGGCCGCGGGCCGCAACCTCTCCCAGCGACTGCTGCGTCCACCCCGCGAGGCGGGCGGCGCCTGGAGCGCGCACGGCATCGAGGAGTGGCACGCCACGGTCGACCTCAACCTCACCGGCACGTTCCTCGCCGGCCGCGAGGCCGCTCTCACCATGGCGCAGGCGGGCACCGGCGGCGTGCTCGTCCCCGTCGTCAGCTGCACCTGGCAGGGCTCCTGGGGCCAGTCGGCGTACGCGGCCGCCAAGGCCGGCGTGGTGTCGCTGACCCGCAGCTGGGCGCTCGAACTGGGCGAGTTCGGCATCCGGGTCGTCGCCGTCGCGCCCGGTGTGGTGGACGGCGCCGCACTGCGCGAGAAGGGCGCACGGCACCCGGCCCACGCCCGCTACATGGAGCGGCTGCGCGAACAGGTGCCGTTGCGCCGGTTCGCCGCCGAGCACGAGGTCGCCGAGACGGTGCTGCACGCCGTGACCAACCAGTACCTGACCGGCACCGTGATCGAGGTCGCCGGTGGGGGGTTCCCGGCCCGCATTCCCTGA